From Tachysurus fulvidraco isolate hzauxx_2018 chromosome 6, HZAU_PFXX_2.0, whole genome shotgun sequence:
tcgcagaccgttttcgtgtgtgaaaaagaggtgttgtgaaaacaagcgttgtgtgtgtaaactgtcagagtcgtacattttggagttgtatttgaacaaacacacaaaatctcgtatctgtaaactgtcgtggccgtagattttgggatccaactccgcaaaattaaaatttacacacaaatgctttgaattacgtacgattattattgacagtgtttttattccatacctCCGCGGTTAGTTCTAGCCACGtaaaagaaataagcggagaaatcaggtcagttagaaaagctgctaaGTGTGACGTGGAATtgatcgagctcattactattcatgagctctcccacttgagaccacgccctcggagccaagcagcatagctcattgaatattaatgagaactggcgcaaatcgagctgagtcttcctgtaggctttctataccacactagaatggcttgaaacaaggtaaccaaggcgttttttacacaaaaaatgttacagagtccatggtaaacgtcagacattaccacaaaagtaatgaaatacgtgtggcagggcatctttaactttgtttctttatttcttttacctCCAGATGATGCTACAGGCCCCTAAAAACAAAGCCATAAATAGTTAAATATCCTAAATAGTTCTACTCAAGCGCCATAATAGAACTAAACTCCAGCTGATGGAGACAATATCATTATactaaaaagacaaaagactcACGACACAAAGATACTACATGTGCAATAAACTCTCTTCATGTCAatagttatatattatttaattcttctcttttattttctttttatatatttaatgtatatatcTGCTCACTTTGCACCTTCCTATTAGTTACTATTAGCACCTCAGACCAAGCGTAGAAGTCATTAAGCGCAACTGTGAGGGaggtgtcactgtcacagaCAGGTGTTGTCTTGTAATTCATAATCATCTGGATGACCGCTACATGTGCTGGGTATCTCATTGGTCCAGGAAATGGCTGTGGATTCTCTGGGCTTATGCACTCTTTGCCTCTCTAaaggctcgggacagtttggcccttgccgCCTTGTCCGCTACTCTGAAGGTTAAGTCTCTAGATTTCAGCCGAAAACGCACCTTttgcagtcatccacggcttctggttggagcgtgaGGTGATGGTTTTGTAGACAGTCACGTCCACGTCATTAATGTGTTTTACAATCTGTTTACATCAATATCTGTCTACATCTACACTATATCTGTTTACATCTTTGTTTATCTATTCAAGCTTACCTTTTCTATCATCTGTttacatcgtgtgtgtgtgtgaatgtgcaccTTTTAAACGAGACCCTTCATTTCCTTGTGCAGATGTACattgacaataaaatatattctattctattctattctattctattctatataaTCCTGACAAACTGtatcttttttgtgtgttttttttttgttaataaaataagacAGTCATTAAAGGAACCCACACAGTCTCATTACATGCTCTTTTATACCTAGTTTTATTATACATGTAGGATAACACATGTAGTCAAATGTACATAGAGTTCATCGACAGTAAGACAAAATCCAGGCTAATGACATAATCATAAACAAGTGTAACTTATATTCGTTATAGTATGCAAAAGAAAAGCGAAATATCAAGTCTTTGAGTCtcaactatataaaaatatgtcaACAGAgtcttttcatttaaaaataagaacattAAGGAAAGGTTTGGTTAAATAACAAGCACTCCATACTCCATGTAATAATTGAGAAGTAGCAAtgtaccctaaccctaaccctaaccctaacacttgTATTTACTTTCTGAACAGCACTTGAAAATATTCACCAATAAGTAAAGTGTTTCATGAGATTAAGTGTTAGAAAAGAGAACATAGTGAGCAGCTTTGCTGTAACTCACCAAATCTAGTAATTCTGCAACAAGCTCAAACCTTCTTGAAAATCTTCCACCCTGACATTTAGTTACAAACCTCCTTCTCTGTAATTAAGTGTTCAactattttattgctttatttgattattgctttatttaatttcacacCTTACTGGCTGAGaccttgtttattttgtgttttaatgacaAAATGGTGAATTTAGGGTCTTACATACTGTGAATCTTGCTGTTAACTATAATATTACAAGTAGAAGGAGCTGTACAATAGCGCCACCTGGTGATAAAcagtagaattatttttttataactagAATCTTATACACAGGAAGACTTCCTTTATAAAAACTTCCTGCTGTTGTCTAAGATTTTTCTTATATCTTTTCACTGAAccttataaaataaatgcaaccaatgaaaaaatttgtattttccttgcatCAAGAAgaacttaattaattaaaatttagaaAAAAGCTAATGTTCTCTATGGACAGATTCCTTAATGGCTTAATTATTGTACAGTTTAATGagtctctctgcttctctgacCCCAGATAGATAAGCTCCGTGGGTGGTGGTGTAGAAGTTCTCATGAGTGGCTTCACCTGCAAACAGCACCTGCAGAGGcttcaaacacacaataaattaatttaaagccTCCTCTCACATtgatttgtgtgtaaaatttaatgaaatattttctctttaGCGATTAACTGGTtcagaaataaagacaaaacatATAATCTGTGCAAGATGTACCTGAAAACGGCTTCTGGTGTTGAACTTTGTTAAAGTATGCTTAGTGTTGTAtattaactcactttgttctttATGTTAATACCGGCTTAACCAGTGAGGCAAGAAATTCTCCTTCTTTATACTGTCTATTATACTGCTGCAAGGTCACATAATACCATTCCATGCCTTAAGACAACATGAGCAGCTACTTCAATAAGACCCAAGGATCTACAGTACTTGTTGCAGATATTGGTATGTAGCACTGAATAGGTTCATGATACCCTTCAATAGTGGGTTCTTGGAAAAGAAAACCTTTATAACAGAGAACTTGGCCACATTAGTTCtgcaaggaaaagaaaaaaaaagaccggCGGCTGTTATAACAGCAAACGGGGAACCAATCCCACAAATGGATGTGATCATCAGGTGTCCATATAATTTTGGCAATATAGTGCATATGCAACCTTAGACAGTATGTTGTTTTCAAAAACTCTGCACAAAATATGAAATCggttgtgttatttcttttcaaAACAAAGTTTCTACTTCAAACTTCCAGGATACAAACCCTTCAAACATGTAGATAAAAAGaggattaattaaaaaaaaggtttaattaaaaaaagtattaatagcAACAGTACTAAAGGAACGATAGGTACCTCTGTGTCTGAAGCTTTTGTCTGTGGAGGAAGAGGTGCTGCTAGTGCTTTCTGATTTGTCACGCCATTCACTCCCTTGGGAATGAATGTATAGGAGCCGTAGACATTAGCGTCATGGCCCCACTTAGTGATCAGAACTTTGGACACATCAGGAACAGGCCAGCTTGTGAAAGACCTGAGCAATCTTCAAAGAaaagttacttttttaattttttttaaaagctttacagaactaAAAAAACAAGCCAAGTGGGACAGCATGACACATGATATTACCTTACACAAGTGTCTCGAACCTCACTGTCTGGCAATGTCTCCATATGAAGAGCCTCTTTGCCTGTGATCCAGCCACAGAGCACTGTAGGATGACGGGCCACAGCATCAAAGCCAGAAATCTTTTTAAACCATGTCTTTTTCCAGGTATCCTCTTCACTTTGACTGCTATAGACTGCCTTATCTTCAGGTCCCTCGTCCCACACAAGTTGGATTCCTGCACAGTCTTCTGGCCAAAATCTTTCACTGAAACACAGGAAGATCTTGTCCACGGTACCAAAGCCGAGCCTCTCAATAGCATCCAGCTTTGATTTTGGTAAGGCAGGTTCAAACATGGttcttgctttttgttttaaaacccCCAGAGATACAGTCACAATCACATGATCGGCATCaaagattttattgttttcacaGATCACTTTTACATCATAGTCCTGTTCTTCGTCCTCATCTTCGTCGCTCTCAGAGCTTGCATTCAAGTCCCACTGGATGCTTTTCACTGCTGTATTGTTGAGAATCGTTCCTGTAGGTAGACCATTCAGAAGAAGATCTAAAATTGCTTGATAGCCCCCAGGACCAAGGGAATTTAAAAACTCCCCATCCAATGTAATATATTCACTAGCCTGAGATGCAGACACTTCAAACAAAGAAGATACAGCCTCATCTGTGCATTCATTTCGTTTACACCATTCAAAAATTCTTGATCCATCTTCTTCATTAGCTAAAGGTGATTGAGCATAGGACACATCAAGGTAATCTCCCAAAGTAAGGTCTCGGTACCTTTTTGGCAACTCTGAGTCAAATGCCTTGGAGGTGAGTTTCTCAAATAGAGAGGTGACCCCATCAGCAAGTTTATCTGGCAAGTGTTTTCCATCCTCTTTAAAAAAGTAGTCTTGAGAACTTTCAGAACTGTCACGCAAAGCTTTTTCAGCTAGTAGATTATGTTTTTTTGCTAGTTTGTAAAGGTCATTTCCCTTCTGTCCATGGATCCAGTTAGCACCAAGTTCAATAATGTTCTCTGTAAATGGTTTAGTAGTGCAAACTCTTCCTCCTACACGATCTTTAGCTTCAAGGATCTTGACATCCTGAAATCCAGCCTTGATCAAAGTGGCTGCTGCAGCAAGACCTGCAAATCCTGCACCAACCACCACAATCTTGGCGTCTTCAgacatgacagaaaatgtacTCTTGCTTTGAAAGAAGTAATCACACTGATGAGCAGTAAATGTCTATTatgattttgtttatatttcacTAAGCAGTGTAGGTTGTTAATAACTCCAAACTAAAACATCTACTCACATCCAGTTGTTTCACACAACAGCAGAGGTGTTGTCTCTTCAGCAGTTTAACTGACTCTGTGCTCTACCGGTGAGATAATACCGGTTTGACAAGGGAACGAACTGACCTTTGTTATACGTCTATTATACTGCAGCAAGGTCACGTGATACCAATCAAGACCTTAAATCAACATGACAATAAGTACTACTACAATAAGACAAAACATCTGCTATACTTCTTTGcagatatatatgtatgtagcactaattatgtttataataaaatccAATGAgtatttttttgctgtttgctTGTTTTAGAAAAAGctcatttatttgtgtagctcaCAAATGGAAAATTGATCCACTTTCTATATCTGTGGTCAAGTTTGCAGTTCTGAAAGACCAGAACCTTGAACAATGTTTTTCCCCAGCTGCTCTGTCTAATTGTTGAATTCCTATTAATCCTGGAAATTAACTGTAAATCTGCTAAATTAgtgaaatattcatttaaaatcccATCAACCAAAGAAACACAAACCTCCTCGGGAAGCTTCTTGTATGACAGTAATaataactgtaaaataataaacatatgttTATAAGGCTTTACAAAATCTTAAATTACCAATGACTGATTCCTCTGCTTGAACACCACTGTACAGAAGTCTCTCAAAGTCAGTCAGTGTatctgtgagtttgtgtatgcACAAGAGGGCAAGTAACTCTTTCCTCCATGTGCCCTTATGTTGGTCTCTATAGGTTTTGGCAGGAGCATGTGTTTGACATGCATGTTGCAAGTCTAACAGATTGAGGCTAATAAATATACCTCATGTGTTTTTATAGTGTAAATAAGAGTCATAACACATATAGTCAAAAGCAGGTCAATATACCAATAATATCAATTTGggacagaaatgtttaaatctgGATTAGCAACACCATGGCAGGGAGATCAATTAATATGTCATGTAGTGCAAACAGGAAGTGCGGGTTAAATAAATGTGACGTTTCTTCAAAAGCATTTTCTAAAGGCAACACCCACATTAAAAGGAAAACCTATACACCGCAGCACAGTGCCTAAAATGTTTACCTGAGTTACAACATTAGCTCAGATCATTCTATTCAACCTCTGTTTAAGTGTAAAGACTGTGGCTGCCATAGATAGCAGAAAATTAATATAATCAAATAGTTAATATTAtatagcttcttttttttttcattttagaaaaGCCATGTATGTAAACCAAGCTCTACTATTGACTGCAAATCCAAATCTACATCAATTACCTGTTACAtatatgttgttattgttttggcAGATCCCTGTCCGGGGTCGCCACAGCATATCATCGGGTACGCATATTTTATTTGGCACATGCTTTACGCCAGAtgtccttcctgacacaaccctcccatttttatctAAGCTTGGGACCaacactgagagttaactcttcagtggctggattTGCTCCCTGTCCGTGAATAGAACCCTAATTAGCTGTTACATAAGACTCAAAAAATGCACAGAATCAGTGAGCAGtttattgtatttgtctttTAAATAAGCTGAATGCAACCTTGTGTCTACAATTCAGGTACTGCAAAATGCATCAAACTTTGGATCATTCAGACCTTCAATAAGTTACAATACTGACTTTGATTTAAATAACCATCAATTACATATAGTATAAATTACAGGATCATCAAACCTAAGGTAAACGATTTGCCTAAACGGATGGAAAACTGCCACAGAAATTGGTTCAAATATAACTTGTTTaacttaacattttattatagtaTCATCAGGTAGAAAAACATTGCATCAGTGTTGGTCCTATGGACAGAGAGTTTTAATAAGAGTAATGGTTAATGagtctctctgcttctcttaGCCCAGTCAGATAGGCCCCATGGGTGGTAGTGTAGAAGTTCACATGAGTGGCTTCACCTGCAAACAGCACCTGCAGAGgcttcaacacacacatacacaatcatccAGCTTACTAATGTTCAGTATTATATGAAAAGGATAGCAACATACAAGTAACATTGTAACCTTGTGACattgtgctaaataaaataaaaaaagttgtaCCTTGTTTTCTGAGACTTCACTACAAGAAGGAAGAGGTGCTGCCAGTATCTCATGCTCTTTCACCCCATTCACCAAGTGAGGAACAAATGTATAGGAGCCTAGTACATGTGGGTCATGACCCCACCTGGAGATCAAAACTTTGGTCACATCAGGCACAGACCAGCCAGTAAAGGAGCTAAGcaatctttgaaaaaaaaaaaaaatactatttataaGTATAGTAGTAACAACAGTAACATTTAAAGGTACAATATGAAAGTTAATTTTGCATATTGTACCTTACACAGGTGTCTCGAACCTCACTGTCCGGCAATGTCTCCATATGAAGAGCCTCTTTGCCTGTGATCCAGCCACAGAGTACTGTAGGGTGACGGGCCACAATATCAAAACCGCAGATCTTTTTATACCATGTCTTTTTCCAGGTATCCTCTTCACTTTGACTGCTATAGACTGCCTTATCTTCAGGTCCCTCGTCCCACACAAGTTGGATTCCTGCACAGTCTTCTGGCCAAAATCTTTCACTGAAACACAGGAAGATCTTGTCCACGGTACCAAAGCCAAGCCTCTCAATAGCATCCAGCTTTGATTTTGGTAAGGCAGGTTCAAACATGGttcttgctttttgttttaaaacccCCAGAGATACAGTCACAATCACATGATCGGCATCAAAGATTTTATCGTTTTCACAGATCACTTGAACATTGTGGTGCTGTTCTTTATCCTTGTTGCCTTGGGAGCTTGCTGTGAAGTCCCACTGAATGCTTTTTACTGCTGTATTGTTGAGAATAGTTCCTGAAGGTAGGGCTTTCAGAAGAAGATCTAAAATTGCTTGATAACCCCTAGGACCAAGGGAGTTAAAAAAGCCTCCTTCAAGAGCAATGTAGTAACCAATCTGAGATGCAGACACTTCATATAGAGAGGAAGCTGCCTCATCTGTGCATTCACTTCTTTTACACCATTCAAATATTTTTGATCCATCTTCTGATGTAGCTAAAGGTGATTCAGCAAAAGATACATCAAGATATTCCCCCAAACTTAAGGATCTATGTTTATCCTCCAGCTCAGACTCAAAGGCTTTTGAGGTTAGTTTACTGAACAGGGAACATACCTGATCAACACTGCCAGTTGAAAGCTGTTTCCCACCATCCATGAAAAAGTAATCACGCGGAGTAACGGAGTGGGGCAAGCACATGACTTTGCTTGCGGTTATGGTCTCAACCAGCAGGTCTTGCTCTTTGGCTATCTGGTAGAGGGGATTCCCATCCTGTCCATGGATCCAGTTAGCACCAAGTTCGATAATGTTCTCTGTAAATGGTTTAGTAGAGCAAACTCTTCCTCCTACACGATCTTTAGCTTCAATGATCTTGACATCCTGAAATCCAGCCTTGATCAAAGTGGCTGCTGCAGCCAGACCTGCAAATCCTGCACCAACCACCACAATCTTGGCATCTCTGTATACAGTATTCATGTTAGCTATTCAAGGCAACAAGAGAAATGGAAATGAAGGCTTAATCTTAGAGTATAATGTATACACCTTACActttagttatttgtttaatgTGATACTTACATATGACTGCAATGAACAATATTGTTTGTACTTTTCTAACAAGGGAATCTGCCAACTTCCAAATGACCTTTGGAATATAAAGCACTGTATACTATATAGACATTTTACACTCATGACATAATCTTAGTTAATGATCTACCATGGTTCCCTTTACATTGGTTCTGGcc
This genomic window contains:
- the LOC113654137 gene encoding spermine oxidase-like isoform X2 — encoded protein: MCLPHSVTPRDYFFMDGGKQLSTGSVDQVCSLFSKLTSKAFESELEDKHRSLSLGEYLDVSFAESPLATSEDGSKIFEWCKRSECTDEAASSLYEVSASQIGYYIALEGGFFNSLGPRGYQAILDLLLKALPSGTILNNTAVKSIQWDFTASSQGNKDKEQHHNVQVICENDKIFDADHVIVTVSLGVLKQKARTMFEPALPKSKLDAIERLGFGTVDKIFLCFSERFWPEDCAGIQLVWDEGPEDKAVYSSQSEEDTWKKTWYKKICGFDIVARHPTVLCGWITGKEALHMETLPDSEVRDTCVRLLSSFTGWSVPDVTKVLISRWGHDPHVLGSYTFVPHLVNGVKEHEILAAPLPSCSEVSENKPLQVLFAGEATHVNFYTTTHGAYLTGLREAERLINHYSY
- the LOC113654137 gene encoding spermine oxidase-like isoform X1 yields the protein MNTVYRDAKIVVVGAGFAGLAAAATLIKAGFQDVKIIEAKDRVGGRVCSTKPFTENIIELGANWIHGQDGNPLYQIAKEQDLLVETITASKVMCLPHSVTPRDYFFMDGGKQLSTGSVDQVCSLFSKLTSKAFESELEDKHRSLSLGEYLDVSFAESPLATSEDGSKIFEWCKRSECTDEAASSLYEVSASQIGYYIALEGGFFNSLGPRGYQAILDLLLKALPSGTILNNTAVKSIQWDFTASSQGNKDKEQHHNVQVICENDKIFDADHVIVTVSLGVLKQKARTMFEPALPKSKLDAIERLGFGTVDKIFLCFSERFWPEDCAGIQLVWDEGPEDKAVYSSQSEEDTWKKTWYKKICGFDIVARHPTVLCGWITGKEALHMETLPDSEVRDTCVRLLSSFTGWSVPDVTKVLISRWGHDPHVLGSYTFVPHLVNGVKEHEILAAPLPSCSEVSENKPLQVLFAGEATHVNFYTTTHGAYLTGLREAERLINHYSY
- the LOC113654166 gene encoding spermine oxidase-like; translated protein: MSEDAKIVVVGAGFAGLAAAATLIKAGFQDVKILEAKDRVGGRVCTTKPFTENIIELGANWIHGQKGNDLYKLAKKHNLLAEKALRDSSESSQDYFFKEDGKHLPDKLADGVTSLFEKLTSKAFDSELPKRYRDLTLGDYLDVSYAQSPLANEEDGSRIFEWCKRNECTDEAVSSLFEVSASQASEYITLDGEFLNSLGPGGYQAILDLLLNGLPTGTILNNTAVKSIQWDLNASSESDEDEDEEQDYDVKVICENNKIFDADHVIVTVSLGVLKQKARTMFEPALPKSKLDAIERLGFGTVDKIFLCFSERFWPEDCAGIQLVWDEGPEDKAVYSSQSEEDTWKKTWFKKISGFDAVARHPTVLCGWITGKEALHMETLPDSEVRDTCVRLLRSFTSWPVPDVSKVLITKWGHDANVYGSYTFIPKGVNGVTNQKALAAPLPPQTKASDTEPLQVLFAGEATHENFYTTTHGAYLSGVREAERLIKLYNN